One window from the genome of Amaranthus tricolor cultivar Red isolate AtriRed21 chromosome 9, ASM2621246v1, whole genome shotgun sequence encodes:
- the LOC130824049 gene encoding aspartic proteinase-like has translation MAKHNVLVIQLFLSLLLLPLALSLSNDGLLRVGLKKKKFDPNNRFASQLGFKDREVLKSSFDKYLFGNSKDVGDVDIVALKNYMDAQYFGELGIGTPPQKFTVIFDTGSSNLWVPSSKCYLSIACFFHSKYKSGASSSYKKNGTSAAIRYGTGAISGFFSEDNVAVGDLVVKHQEFIEATSEPGITFMVAKFDGIFGLGFQEIAVGGAVPVWDNMVKQGLVKDPIFSFWLNRNAEDEAGGELVFGGADPKHYKGKHTYVPVTKKGYWQFDMGDVLINGKTTGYCNGGCAAIADSGTSLLAGPTTVIAQINQAIGALGVASQACKNVVEQYGETIIDLLFSVESPNKICSQIGVCTYDGAHGVSMGIESVTNKESSDGSSNELRDGMCPACEMAVVWMESQLKQNATKDRILSYASELCERVPNPMGQSSVDCAHISKMPPVSFTIAGKLFELRPEEYILKIGEGPAAQCISGFTAMDIPPPHGPLWILGDIFMGRYHTVFDYGNLRVGFAEAA, from the exons ATGGCCAAACACAATGTGCTGGTGATCCAGCTGTTCCTTTCACTTCTTCTGCTCCCATTGGCTCTTTCGTTATCTAATGACGGGTTGCTTAGAGTTggattgaaaaagaagaaatttgatcCTAATAATCGTTTTGCTTCTCAACTCGGGTTCAAAGATAGGGAGGTGCTCAAATCTTCCTTTGACAAATATCTCTTTGGCAACTCTAAAGATGTTGGGGATGTTGATATCGTTGCCCTCAAGAACTACATGGATGCTCAGTATTTTGGGGAACTTGGAATCGGTACTCCTCCTCAGAAGTTTACTGTTATCTTCGATACGGGTAGTTCTAACTTGTGGGTGCCTTCATCAAAGTGTTACTTATCG ATTGCTTGCTTCTTCCATTCAAAGTACAAGTCTGGTGCATCTAGTTCTTACAAAAAGAACG GAACATCTGCGGCTATTCGTTATGGAACCGGAGCTATATCTGGCTTCTTCAGTGAAGATAATGTGGCGGTTGGTGACCTTGTTGTAAAACACCAG GAATTCATCGAGGCTACTAGCGAGCCTGGTATTACATTCATGGTCGCCAAGTTCGATGGCATATTTGGACTCGGATTCCAAGAAATTGCAGTTGGAGGTGCTGTTCCAGTATG GGACAATATGGTCAAGCAAGGGCTAGTCAAGGATCccattttttcattttggctcAACCGGAACGCTGAAGACGAAGCAGGAGGTGAACTTGTTTTTGGTGGGGCTGACCCGAAGCACTACAAAGGCAAGCACACATACGTTCCTGTAACAAAGAAGGGCTATTGGCAG TTCGATATGGGTGATGTTCTTATCAATGGTAAAACAACAG GGTACTGTAATGGTGGATGCGCAGCTATTGCTGATTCTGGAACATCGTTGTTGGCTGGGCCCACG ACTGTTATTGCCCAAATCAACCAGGCTATTGGGGCTTTAGGCGTCGCCAGTCAGGCGTGCAAAAATGTAGTTGAGCAATATGGGGAAACAATTATTGATCTTTTGTTTTCAGTG GAGTCACCAAACAAGATATGTTCACAAATTGGTGTATGCACCTATGATGGCGCTCACGGTGTTAG CATGGGGATCGAGTCGGTGACAAATAAGGAGAGTTCTGATGGATCTTCCAATGAGCTGCGTGATGGTATGTGCCCTGCTTGTGAGATGGCTGTCGTGTGGATGGAGAGTCAACTCAAACAAAATGCAACCAAGGATCGTATATTAAGCTATGCTAGTGAA CTATGTGAACGAGTTCCGAATCCAATGGGACAATCCTCTGTTGATTGTGCTCATATTTCTAAGATGCCCCCAGTTTCCTTTACTATTGCAGGGAAACTGTTTGAACTTCGTCCTGAAGAG TACATACTCAAGATTGGTGAAGGACCTGCCGCACAATGCATTAGCGGATTTACTGCTATGGATATTCCTCCTCCTCATGGACCGCTCTG GATTCTTGGTGACATCTTCATGGGTCGGTATCATACTGTTTTCGACTATGGAAATCTTCGGGTTGGATTTGCTGAAGCCGCGTGA
- the LOC130824133 gene encoding S-type anion channel SLAH1-like yields the protein MPCRELQTPPSIQLVIDTTTNNTLPRSSRVNHKQSFTWLLSILARLHAGYFRIGLSFGSQALLWKMICQTCSTNHITNKIISENASVLLNVLNILPSTTPLVFWCMSLLILASLSVFYILRCFFHFRLVKAELLHHVGVNYLFAPWTSWLLLLQSTPIIFIVPKTTTPYLILWWAFTIPIIAFDVKIYGQWFTTEKRFLSMVANPTSQISVLGNLVGARASAQIGWKETAVCMFSLGMVHYLVLFVTLYQRFSGGDRLPAMLRPVFFLFIAIPSMASLAWSSISGSFGIGSKMLFFLSLFLFASLVSRPTLFKKSMKKFNVAWWAYSFPITMLALASVEYAYEVKGHVAAALMLLVSGLSFLVFLGLLLFTMLNVAKLLNENDPILSFAKDPMA from the exons ATGCCTTGTAGAGAACTACAAACACCACCCTCAATCCAGCTAGTTATAGACACAACCACCAACAACACCCTTCCAAGATCTTCAAGAGTAAATCATAAGCAGTCATTCACATGGTTGTTATCGATTCTAGCCCGACTCCATGCAGGTTATTTCAGAATCGGTCTGTCATTTGGAAGCCAAGCACTACTATGGAAAATGATTTGCCAAACTTGTAGCACCAATCatattactaacaaaattataaGCGAAAATGCATCGGTTCTCCTAAATGTCCTCAACATCCTCCCTTCAACGACTCCCCTCGTCTTTTGGTGTATGTCTTTGTTGATCTTAGCATCACTCTCCGTCTTCTACATTCTTCGATGCTTCTTTCACTTCCGCTTAGTGAAAGCTGAGCTCTTACACCATGTAGGAGTGAATTACCTTTTCGCACCTTGGACCTCTTGGCTATTGCTACTCCAATCGACCCCTataatcttcatcgttccaaAGACGACTACCCCTTATCTAATACTTTGGTGGGCATTTACCATTCCCATCATAGCCTTCGATGTCAAGATATACGGGCAATGGTTCACCACCGAGAAGAGGTTCCTCTCGATGGTAGCAAACCCGACAAGCCAGATATCAGTCCTAGGGAATCTAGTAGGAGCAAGGGCCTCGGCACAGATTGGGTGGAAGGAGACAGCAGTATGCATGTTCTCCTTAGGAATGGTTCACTACTTGGTGCTTTTCGTCACCCTTTACCAAAGATTCTCGGGTGGTGATCGCCTTCCTGCTATGCTCCGTCCTGTGTTCTTCCTCTTCATTGCTATCCCAAGCATGGCTAGTTTGGCTTGGAGTTCCATCTCTGGCTCTTTTGGTATCGGATCGAAAATGTTATTTTTCCTCTCGCTCTTTCTATTCGCATCATTG GTGAGCAGACCAACCCTCTTCAAAAAATCAATGAAGAAGTTTAACGTCGCGTGGTGGGCTTACTCGTTCCCAATAACCATGCTAGCTCTTGCATCGGTAGAGTATGCATATGAGGTGAAGGGCCATGTAGCAGCAGCCTTAATGCTCCTAGTCTCAGGACTCTCGTTCCTCGTTTTCCTCGGACTCCTGCTCTTTACTATGCTCAATGTGGCTAAGTTGCTTAATGAGAATGATCCTATTCTAAGCTTTGCAAAGGATCCAATGGCTTAA
- the LOC130824134 gene encoding uncharacterized protein LOC130824134 isoform X1, producing MIPLLYTMIFVESTMIMLLLFKSPLRKLVIAILDKIKRGRGPIVVKTVSATISVVFLSTLYSILKIQRRGIGEDGAPDTLSPTDQILFSKHLLEASLMGFILFLALMIDRLHHYIRELRLRRKTMEAVKKNDTRCAGPEEIKAREQQVETFKEMIRQLETELEGKVKEASTSEATVEALRKQSEGLLLEYDRLLAENQELRNQLQTLDLKLSYSGMKKDSSIFLHI from the exons ATGATTCCCCTTTTATACACAATGATCTTTGTAGAATCCACCATGATAATGCTCCTATTATTCAAATCTCCTTTGAGAAAGCTTGTCATTGCAATTCTTGACAAAATCAAAAGAGGTCGTGGCCCTATTGTGGTCAAAACTGTTTCTGCTACAATTTCTGTTGTGTTTCTTTCAACCCTTTACAGCATTCTTAAGATCCAAAGGCGTGGAATTGGTGAAGATGGTGCCCCTGATACTCTAAGTCCCACTGATCAAATCCTCTTTTCTAAGCACCTTCTTGAAGCCTCTCTTATGG GATTCATCCTCTTTCTTGCGCTAATGATTGATCGCCTGCATCACTACATCAGAGAGCTTCGTTTAAGAAGGAAGACCATGGAGGCTGTGAAGAAGAATGATACAAGATGTGCGGGCCCTGAGGAAATCAAAGCTAGGGAGCAGCAAGTTGAAACATTCAAGGAGATGATTAGGCAGCTGGAAACAGAACTAGAGGGCAAGGTTAAGGAAGCAAGTACATCGGAAGCTACTGTTGAGGCTCTTAGAAAGCAGTCCGAGGGGCTGCTTCTTGAATATGATCGTTTGTTAGCGGAAAACCAAGAGCTTCGGAATCAATTGCAGACTTTGGACCTGAAATTGTCGTATTCTGGCATGAAGAAAGATTC gtCTATCTTTCTCCATATTTGA
- the LOC130824134 gene encoding uncharacterized protein LOC130824134 isoform X2, with the protein MIPLLYTMIFVESTMIMLLLFKSPLRKLVIAILDKIKRGRGPIVVKTVSATISVVFLSTLYSILKIQRRGIGEDGAPDTLSPTDQILFSKHLLEASLMGFILFLALMIDRLHHYIRELRLRRKTMEAVKKNDTRCAGPEEIKAREQQVETFKEMIRQLETELEGKVKEASTSEATVEALRKQSEGLLLEYDRLLAENQELRNQLQTLDLKLSYSGMKKDSM; encoded by the exons ATGATTCCCCTTTTATACACAATGATCTTTGTAGAATCCACCATGATAATGCTCCTATTATTCAAATCTCCTTTGAGAAAGCTTGTCATTGCAATTCTTGACAAAATCAAAAGAGGTCGTGGCCCTATTGTGGTCAAAACTGTTTCTGCTACAATTTCTGTTGTGTTTCTTTCAACCCTTTACAGCATTCTTAAGATCCAAAGGCGTGGAATTGGTGAAGATGGTGCCCCTGATACTCTAAGTCCCACTGATCAAATCCTCTTTTCTAAGCACCTTCTTGAAGCCTCTCTTATGG GATTCATCCTCTTTCTTGCGCTAATGATTGATCGCCTGCATCACTACATCAGAGAGCTTCGTTTAAGAAGGAAGACCATGGAGGCTGTGAAGAAGAATGATACAAGATGTGCGGGCCCTGAGGAAATCAAAGCTAGGGAGCAGCAAGTTGAAACATTCAAGGAGATGATTAGGCAGCTGGAAACAGAACTAGAGGGCAAGGTTAAGGAAGCAAGTACATCGGAAGCTACTGTTGAGGCTCTTAGAAAGCAGTCCGAGGGGCTGCTTCTTGAATATGATCGTTTGTTAGCGGAAAACCAAGAGCTTCGGAATCAATTGCAGACTTTGGACCTGAAATTGTCGTATTCTGGCATGAAGAAAGATTC AATGTGA
- the LOC130824143 gene encoding peroxisomal membrane protein PMP22, which translates to MTGNIAKKGLQRYLSQLQRHPLRTKAITAGVLSAISDITSQKLSGIQKLQIRRVLLKVLFGFAYLGPFGHFFHMLLDKFFKGKRDPKTVAKKVLVEQLTVSPLNNILFMIYYGWIVEGRPFTQVRSRIRKDYPSVQLTAWTFWPVFGWINHQYMPLHLRVVFQSMVAFCWGIFLNLRARSMLLTKT; encoded by the exons ATGACAGGAAACATTGCTAAGAAGGGTTTGCAACGGTATTTGTCCCAGCTTCAACGCCATCCCTTAAGAACTAAG GCTATTACTGCTGGGGTTTTGTCTGCAATTAGTGACATAACTTCTCAGAAACTTTCTGGCATTCAAAAGCTTCAAATCCGCCGCGTTTTGCTTAAAGTG CTTTTTGGATTTGCTTATCTTGGACCATTTGGGCACTTTTTTCATATGCTGCTTGATAAGTTTTTCAAGGGAAAGAGGGATCCAAAGACGGTTGCTAAGAAG GTTCTTGTAGAACAATTGACCGTTTCTCCGTTGAACAACATACTTTTTATGATATATTATGGATGGATTGTAGAGG GACGGCCATTTACCCAGGTCAGAAGTAGAATCAGAAAAGATTACCCATCAGTTCAGTTGACAGCATGGACG TTTTGGCCGGTTTTTGGATGGATAAACCACCAGTATATGCCATTGCATTTACGTGTGGTCTTCCAGAGCATGGTTGCGTTTTGCTG GGGTATATTTTTGAACTTACGAGCAAGATCTATGCTTCTCACCAAAACTTGA